The Xanthomonas sp. CFBP 8443 genome has a window encoding:
- a CDS encoding 50S ribosomal protein L25/general stress protein Ctc, translated as MATTHEIKVQRREVEGKGASRRLRRDGLIPAIVYGGELKPVNIELNHNEVWLASQNDWFYSSILSLSLNGDVQKVLLRDMQRHPFKQLILHMDFQRVNDNEVLHASVPLHFLNEDTSPAGKSAEVVVTHELNEIQVVCLPKDLPEFVEVDLSSLSVGDVIHLSDLKLPAGVELPELKLGKEHDVAVVIAKHGRVEAEPEATDAPAAAEPAKKDGK; from the coding sequence ATGGCAACCACACATGAAATCAAGGTTCAGCGCCGCGAGGTCGAGGGCAAGGGTGCGAGCCGCCGCCTCCGTCGCGACGGCCTGATCCCCGCCATCGTCTACGGTGGCGAACTGAAGCCGGTCAACATCGAGCTCAACCACAACGAAGTCTGGCTCGCCAGCCAGAACGACTGGTTCTATTCGTCGATCCTGAGCCTGAGCCTGAACGGCGACGTGCAGAAGGTGCTGCTGCGCGATATGCAGCGTCACCCGTTCAAGCAGCTGATCCTGCACATGGACTTCCAGCGCGTGAACGACAACGAAGTGCTGCACGCTTCGGTGCCGCTGCACTTCCTCAACGAGGACACCTCGCCGGCCGGCAAGTCGGCCGAAGTCGTCGTCACCCACGAGCTGAACGAGATCCAGGTCGTGTGCCTGCCGAAGGACCTGCCGGAGTTCGTCGAAGTCGACCTGTCCTCGCTGTCCGTCGGCGACGTGATCCACCTGTCCGACCTGAAGCTGCCGGCTGGCGTCGAGCTGCCGGAGCTGAAGCTGGGCAAGGAGCACGACGTGGCGGTGGTCATCGCCAAGCACGGCCGTGTCGAAGCCGAGCCGGAAGCGACCGACGCCCCGGCGGCGGCCGAGCCGGCGAAGAAGGACGGCAAGTAA
- the pth gene encoding aminoacyl-tRNA hydrolase: MTGLRLIVGLGNPGAEHANTRHNAGFRFVEHLAERAGARWSVDAKLFGETAKVDVAGQAVWLLKPATFMNLSGKAVTAALRYWKIEPAQALLAHDELDLAPGTVRLKFDGGHGGQNGLRDTIRLLGHAGFHRLRIGIGHPGHKDKVVPWVLGRASKDDQILIDRAIDDAIAVLPLAVQGDFNEAMKRLHTSRDS, from the coding sequence ATGACTGGTCTGCGTCTGATCGTCGGTCTGGGCAATCCCGGAGCCGAACACGCGAACACCCGGCACAACGCCGGGTTTCGTTTTGTCGAACACCTGGCCGAGCGGGCCGGCGCGCGCTGGAGCGTGGACGCCAAGCTGTTCGGCGAAACCGCCAAGGTCGATGTGGCCGGGCAGGCGGTGTGGCTGTTGAAACCGGCCACCTTCATGAATCTCAGCGGCAAGGCGGTGACCGCCGCGTTGCGCTACTGGAAGATCGAACCGGCGCAGGCGCTGCTGGCGCACGACGAACTGGATCTGGCGCCGGGTACGGTGCGGCTCAAGTTCGACGGTGGCCACGGCGGGCAGAACGGGCTGCGCGACACCATCCGCCTGCTCGGGCATGCCGGCTTCCATCGGCTGCGCATCGGCATCGGCCATCCCGGGCACAAGGACAAGGTCGTCCCCTGGGTGTTGGGACGCGCGAGCAAGGACGACCAGATCCTGATCGACCGCGCCATCGACGACGCCATCGCCGTACTGCCGCTGGCGGTGCAGGGCGATTTCAACGAGGCGATGAAGCGGCTGCATACGAGCAGGGATTCGTGA
- the ychF gene encoding redox-regulated ATPase YchF, producing MGIKCGIVGLPNVGKSTLFNALTKAGIAAANFPFCTIEPNVGVVPVPDPRLGELAKIINPQKVVPTAVEFVDIAGLVAGAASGEGLGNKFLAHIREVDAITHVVRCFENDDVIHVNNKVDPISDIETIDTELALADLDSVEKALNRAERSAKGGDKDAAARKPVLAKLQAALADGKAGRTAGLDEEEKALVRDLFLLTLKPVMYIANVLEDGFENNPHLDAVRARAATEGAEVVPVSAAIEEELSQLDDADRDTFLADLGLAEPGLNRVIRAAYSLLGLQTYFTAGVKEVRAWTVKAGSTAPQAAAVIHTDFEKGFIRAETIAYDDFIKYKGEAGAREAGRLRLEGKEYRVQEGDVLHFRFNV from the coding sequence ATGGGCATCAAGTGCGGCATCGTCGGCCTGCCCAACGTCGGCAAGTCGACCCTGTTCAATGCGCTGACCAAGGCGGGCATCGCGGCGGCCAATTTCCCGTTTTGCACCATCGAGCCCAACGTCGGCGTGGTGCCGGTGCCGGATCCGCGGCTGGGCGAACTGGCCAAGATCATCAACCCGCAGAAAGTGGTGCCGACCGCGGTCGAGTTCGTCGACATCGCCGGCCTGGTCGCCGGCGCGGCCAGCGGCGAAGGCCTGGGCAACAAGTTCCTGGCGCACATCCGCGAGGTCGATGCGATCACCCACGTGGTGCGTTGCTTCGAGAACGACGACGTCATCCACGTCAACAACAAGGTCGATCCGATCTCGGACATCGAGACCATCGATACCGAGCTGGCCCTGGCCGACCTGGACAGCGTCGAGAAGGCGCTGAACCGCGCCGAGCGCAGCGCCAAGGGCGGCGACAAGGATGCGGCCGCGCGCAAGCCGGTGCTGGCCAAGCTGCAGGCCGCGCTGGCCGATGGCAAGGCCGGGCGCACTGCGGGCCTGGACGAGGAAGAAAAGGCGCTGGTGCGCGACCTGTTCCTGCTCACGCTCAAGCCGGTGATGTACATCGCCAACGTGCTCGAGGACGGGTTCGAGAACAACCCGCACCTGGACGCGGTGCGCGCGCGCGCCGCCACCGAGGGCGCCGAAGTGGTGCCGGTGTCGGCGGCGATCGAGGAAGAGCTGTCGCAGCTGGACGATGCCGACCGCGACACCTTCCTGGCCGACCTGGGCCTGGCCGAGCCGGGCTTGAACCGGGTGATCCGTGCGGCGTATTCGCTGCTCGGGCTGCAGACCTATTTCACCGCCGGCGTCAAGGAAGTGCGCGCCTGGACGGTGAAGGCCGGCTCGACCGCGCCGCAGGCCGCCGCGGTGATCCACACCGACTTCGAGAAGGGCTTCATCCGCGCCGAAACCATCGCCTACGACGACTTCATCAAGTACAAGGGCGAAGCCGGCGCGCGCGAGGCCGGGCGGCTGCGTCTGGAAGGCAAGGAATACCGCGTGCAGGAAGGCGACGTGCTGCATTTCCGCTTCAACGTCTGA